The DNA window AATCGCTGCTGGAAGCGGAACTGTTCGGGCACGAGGAAGGCGCCTTCACGGGCGCGCGGCGTGGCGGCCGGGCCGGCCTGTTCGAAGCGGCCAGCGGCGGCACGCTGTTCCTCGACGAGATCGGCGAAATGCCGCTGGCGCTGCAAACGCGCCTGCTGCGGGTGCTGGAAGAGCGCGAGGTGGTGCGCGTGGGCGGCACGCGGCCGGTGCCGGTCGATGTGCGAATCGTCAGCGCCACGCATTGCGACCTGGCGCAGCGCGTGCGCGACGGCCGCTTCCGCGCCGACCTGTATTACCGGCTGGCCGTACTGCGTCTGTCCCTGCCCCCGCTGCGCGAACGCACGGCCGACATCGTGCCGCTGGCCGAGTGGTTGCTGCGCAATGCGCTGGCTGCCCTGGGTGCGCGCGCGCATCCGAACCTGCAAGCCGAGCTGCAGGCATGCGCGCCGCTGCTGGCGCGGCATGCGTGGCCCGGCAACGTGCGCGAACTGCGCAACCTGTGCGAACGGCTCGCGCTGTTCCTGGCCGCGGAACCGCTGCAGGCGCTGACGCCGGCATTCGTGCTTGCCGTCGGCCCCGAGCTGGCGGCTGGCGCGGATGGCGCGGCGTCTCCGCCCAACGTGGAACGCGTGACCGATGTGCTGCGCCGCTTCGATGGCCGCCGCGACGCGGCCGCAGCCTACCTCGGCATCAGCCGCACCACGCTGTGGCGGCGCCTGCGCGAGGAAGCGCAAGGCTGATTCCGCGCCACCGCCACTCGTCCCTGGTTTGCGCCGTTCGTCACACCACCATGCCCGCCGCGCGGGCGCGGTGCGACGATGCGTTTCAAGGAGGAACACCATGAAACGTCAACTGATCGCCGCGGCCGCCGCCGCATCCCTTTCCGCTTTCCTGCTGGCCGCACTGCCCGCCCAGGCGGCCACCGCTTCAAGGCCGAAGTGTCCGGCGCGGGTCCCGCGGTCATCCTGATTCCTGGCCTCGCTTCATCCGGCGAGGTATGGCAAGGCACGGCGAAACACCTGTGCGGTCCGCGCCAGTGCCACGTGCTGACACTGGCGGGTTTCGCCGGACAGCCAGCCATCGAGGGCGTGCTGCTGCCGCAGGTCGAACGCCAGCTGGCCGACTACATCGCCGCCCACAAGCTCGGCAAGCCGGTCGTGATCGGCCATAGCCTGGGCGGCTTCGTGGCCATGCGTTTTGCCGCCACGCACCCGGATCTCGTGGACAAGCTCGTCATCGTGGACTCGTTGCCGGCGATGGGTGCGATCCAGGTACCGGGTGTTACGGCGGAACAGCTGAAGCAGATGGCCGACATGACGCGTGAACAGATGCTGGCCGCCGACGATGCAAGCTTTTCGGCCAACCAGCGCCGCACGGTGATGACGATGGCGAGCAAACCGGAAGACGTGGACCGCATCGTTGGCTGGGGCCGGCGCTCCGACCGCAAGGCCGTAGCCGGCGCCATGGCCGAACTGATCGCCGACGACCTGCGCGACGACGTGGCCCGCATCAAGGCGCCGACGCTGGTGCTCGGCACGTGGATCGCCTACAAGGACTATGCGCCCCGCGCGGCAACGGAACAGGTGTACCGCGCACAGTACGCGAAGCTGCCTGGCGTGCAAGTGGAGATCGCCGACACTGCGCGCCACTTCATCATGTACGACGACCCGGCCTGGATGTATGATCGCATCGACCGATTCCTGAAGTGAGCCCGATCGCCGTGACTTCGCCGTCCACCGCCCCGCACTCGCCGCGTCACCTGGCGTCGCATCGTCCGCCGGCTCGTCTTCCATTCATTGCGCGCCTGAACTGGTACTGGATCTGTCAGGCGGGGGGCTGGCTGCTGGTGGCGCTGTTCCAGGCCATTACTTACGCCGGCAGCAGGAACCTGGCACCGGTCGTGGCATGGACGCTGCTGTCCGCATTGTGCATCTCGGACCTGTGGCACCGGTTCATCAAGGCGCGCGGATGGGCCGCGCGTGGTCTCGACTGGCGCCTGCTGGCAGGTGCCGTGTTCCTGCTGGCGCCGGCGATGACCCTCAGCGTGGCCATTGCCATCCACCTGATGATGCGCCCGGTGGACAATGTCGCCTGGCTGCCCATGGCCCTGCTGTGGTGGGCCATCACCTTCGTGGCATGGAACCTGTGCTACGTGATGGCGCTGTCGCTGCGCCGGGCCAACCGGCTCGAGGCGGAAACGCTGCGCCTTGAATTGCATGCCAAGGACATCGAACTGCGCGCGCTGCAGGCGCAGGTGAACCCGCACTTCTTCTTCAACAGCCTCAATAGCGTGCGGGCGCTGATCTACGAAGAGCCTGGAGCGGCGGCCCGGATGATCGACCAGCTGGCCGGGCTGATGCGCTATGCGCTGCAATCGGGCCAGGCGGAAACGGTGCCGCTGGCGGCGGAGATGGAAGCGGTGGAGGCCTACCTGGCGATCGAAAAGATCCGCTTCGAGGAAAGGCTGCGCGTGCACATCGACATCGAAGCAGGCGTGGAGTGCGTGATGGTACCGCCGATGTCACTGCAAACGCTGGTCGAGAATGCCGTGAAGTACGGCGTGGAACTGAGCACGACCGGCAGCGACATCCGCATCCGCGCGTGGCGCGGCGAAGCGTGCACGGTGATCGAGATCGCCAATGCCGGCGCGATCCGCGGCATCGGCACTTCCACACAGGTGGGCCTTGCCAACGCGCGCAAACGGCTGGCGCTGGCGGTGGGAAGTGCCGCCAGCCTGGAGCTGGCCGAACGCGATGGCTGGGTATGCGCCACGCTGCGGTTACCGGCGGCCGCATGACGCCGCCACCCATGCGCGTGCTGATCGTCGACGACGAGCGCCTTGCCCGCGCCGAATTGCGCCGGCTGCTGGCCGCGCATGCCGACATCGAGATCGTCGGTGAAGCGGCCGATGCGGCGCAGGCGATCATGCAGGTGAAGGCCTTGCAGCCGGACCTGTTGCTGCTCGACGTGCAGATGCCGGGCGGCAGCGGCTTCGACCTGCTGCTGGCGCTCGACACGGCACCCGAAGTGATCTT is part of the Pseudoduganella lutea genome and encodes:
- a CDS encoding sensor histidine kinase, whose protein sequence is MSPIAVTSPSTAPHSPRHLASHRPPARLPFIARLNWYWICQAGGWLLVALFQAITYAGSRNLAPVVAWTLLSALCISDLWHRFIKARGWAARGLDWRLLAGAVFLLAPAMTLSVAIAIHLMMRPVDNVAWLPMALLWWAITFVAWNLCYVMALSLRRANRLEAETLRLELHAKDIELRALQAQVNPHFFFNSLNSVRALIYEEPGAAARMIDQLAGLMRYALQSGQAETVPLAAEMEAVEAYLAIEKIRFEERLRVHIDIEAGVECVMVPPMSLQTLVENAVKYGVELSTTGSDIRIRAWRGEACTVIEIANAGAIRGIGTSTQVGLANARKRLALAVGSAASLELAERDGWVCATLRLPAAA
- a CDS encoding alpha/beta fold hydrolase, yielding MRFKEEHHETSTDRRGRRRIPFRFPAGRTARPGGHRFKAEVSGAGPAVILIPGLASSGEVWQGTAKHLCGPRQCHVLTLAGFAGQPAIEGVLLPQVERQLADYIAAHKLGKPVVIGHSLGGFVAMRFAATHPDLVDKLVIVDSLPAMGAIQVPGVTAEQLKQMADMTREQMLAADDASFSANQRRTVMTMASKPEDVDRIVGWGRRSDRKAVAGAMAELIADDLRDDVARIKAPTLVLGTWIAYKDYAPRAATEQVYRAQYAKLPGVQVEIADTARHFIMYDDPAWMYDRIDRFLK